The following proteins are co-located in the Paenibacillus sp. FSL H8-0079 genome:
- the dprA gene encoding DNA-processing protein DprA, producing the protein MEEGWILFGLHEMEGIGRKTISKLVLGQHQWSDLLNYEEGDWTAAGLRKDQAARLASQFTLNWIERKREHVYNQGIEVITYLDQNYPILMKETVQPPWVMYGRGDISLLHNSSIAMVGTRMPTVYGRKVGEKLAEQLCSAGLTIVSGLARGIDSVCHEAVLRAKGKTIAVFGTGIDNIYPPENTSLAERIAETGLLLSEYPPGTRARQGLFPERNRIIAGLTLGTLVVEADIRSGSLITADAALEAGRDVFAVPGPITSPKSRGAHNLIRQGAKLVTCAADVLEEYRLDLPNAEQLPYNRGRSAETPEPSRQGIFAEVKLSPDEQRVIYLLEQEEQSLDQLVEQLGWDFGHLHSVLLSLIIKKQISQLPGTKYARV; encoded by the coding sequence ATGGAAGAAGGATGGATCTTGTTTGGGTTGCATGAGATGGAGGGTATTGGCAGGAAAACAATCTCAAAACTGGTTCTGGGACAACATCAATGGTCCGATCTTTTGAATTATGAAGAAGGTGACTGGACTGCGGCAGGTTTGCGCAAAGATCAGGCTGCCCGTTTAGCGAGTCAATTTACGCTCAACTGGATCGAACGTAAAAGAGAACACGTTTACAATCAAGGGATAGAGGTTATTACTTATCTGGATCAGAATTATCCCATATTAATGAAGGAAACCGTTCAACCTCCCTGGGTAATGTATGGTCGAGGTGATATAAGTTTGCTACACAACTCGTCCATTGCGATGGTGGGAACTCGTATGCCAACCGTGTATGGGCGCAAAGTTGGTGAGAAGCTGGCAGAACAATTATGCAGTGCAGGGCTTACGATTGTAAGCGGGCTTGCCCGCGGTATTGATAGCGTATGTCATGAGGCAGTATTACGTGCTAAAGGAAAAACGATTGCCGTATTCGGAACAGGGATTGATAATATATACCCACCCGAAAATACAAGCCTTGCTGAACGAATCGCAGAGACGGGTCTGCTTTTGTCGGAATATCCACCAGGTACGAGAGCGCGCCAAGGACTATTTCCGGAACGGAATCGAATCATTGCCGGTTTGACGCTGGGGACATTGGTCGTTGAGGCTGACATTCGCAGTGGTTCGCTCATCACAGCAGATGCTGCTCTTGAAGCAGGCAGGGATGTATTTGCTGTTCCTGGACCCATCACATCGCCGAAGAGTCGGGGCGCTCACAATCTAATCCGTCAAGGTGCCAAATTGGTCACATGTGCAGCAGATGTTTTGGAAGAGTATCGTTTGGACTTGCCAAATGCAGAACAACTTCCTTACAATAGAGGACGTTCGGCAGAAACACCTGAGCCTTCCAGGCAAGGGATATTCGCTGAGGTTAAGCTCTCTCCAGATGAACAACGTGTGATTTATCTGTTGGAACAGGAGGAGCAATCGTTAGATCAACTGGTTGAACAGCTAGGTTGGGATTTTGGACATTTGCATTCAGTTCTGTTATCTTTAATCATAAAAAAGCAGATTAGCCAATTACCAGGCACCAAATATGCGAGGGTATGA
- the sucD gene encoding succinate--CoA ligase subunit alpha: protein MSILIDKNTKVITQGITGSTGMFHTKGALDYGTQMVGGVTPGKGGTNVDITLEDGTVASLPVFNTVQEAKEATGATASVIYVPPAFAADSIMEAVDAELDLVICITEGIPVLDMIKVDRFMEGKDTVLIGPNCPGVITPGECKIGIMPGYIHMAGHVGVVSRSGTLTYEAVHQLTTRGIGQSSAVGIGGDPVKGSEFIDILKRFNEDPQTHAVIMIGEIGGTAEEDAADWVRENMTKPVVGFIGGVTAPPGKRMGHAGAIISGGKGTAKEKIAKLESCGIKVAPTPAEMGSTLVSVLEERGILNLCTTH, encoded by the coding sequence GTGAGTATTTTGATTGATAAAAATACAAAAGTCATTACGCAAGGCATTACGGGTTCAACGGGAATGTTCCACACGAAGGGCGCATTGGACTACGGAACCCAGATGGTAGGCGGAGTTACACCGGGTAAAGGCGGAACGAATGTGGATATCACGCTGGAAGACGGTACAGTAGCCAGTCTGCCGGTGTTCAACACTGTGCAGGAAGCGAAGGAAGCTACAGGCGCAACAGCGAGCGTCATTTACGTTCCTCCGGCATTTGCGGCAGATTCCATTATGGAAGCTGTTGATGCAGAGCTGGATCTTGTGATCTGTATTACGGAAGGTATTCCGGTTCTTGACATGATCAAAGTTGACCGTTTCATGGAAGGTAAAGATACCGTCCTGATCGGACCGAACTGTCCAGGTGTCATTACACCGGGCGAATGTAAAATCGGGATCATGCCTGGTTATATCCACATGGCGGGGCACGTTGGCGTTGTTTCCCGTAGTGGAACACTTACGTATGAAGCCGTTCATCAACTGACGACTCGTGGCATTGGACAATCTTCTGCTGTAGGAATCGGGGGAGACCCTGTAAAAGGCTCCGAGTTCATTGATATCCTGAAACGGTTCAATGAAGATCCACAGACTCATGCGGTCATCATGATTGGTGAGATTGGTGGTACGGCTGAAGAGGATGCTGCAGATTGGGTACGTGAGAACATGACCAAACCGGTTGTTGGCTTTATCGGTGGCGTAACAGCGCCTCCAGGCAAACGGATGGGTCATGCTGGCGCTATTATCTCTGGCGGTAAAGGTACAGCCAAAGAGAAGATTGCGAAGCTGGAATCTTGCGGTATCAAAGTAGCACCAACGCCTGCTGAGATGGGCTCGACTTTGGTGAGTGTACTTGAAGAGCGCGGTATTTTGAATTTGTGCACGACACATTAA